Proteins encoded in a region of the Drosophila sechellia strain sech25 chromosome 2L, ASM438219v1, whole genome shotgun sequence genome:
- the LOC6614781 gene encoding uncharacterized protein LOC6614781 produces MWWLLLSLSLIAPSWQENATVINPSYVTKAGCEALVKEPNLCECQEQEIKCENLQLHSDNLQLYGISCSIFDARGFGYIPPLKVGNIGSLIVQNCAIPNAESIKYLLSKLGVSNYTELEIFNYFDPKKTDRGEVLQQHYTDHESLKKVSIIGFKSTLPENFLENLPALQQLSLKGSSDLPGNILHPLKNLTHLEIVVKNLGKVSGAIFAKQSKLKHLMIDCDAKNSSVEMSAFGPQELWHMTELQSIELFNCGDNVPTELFWMSEQLAYIGIRSNISYLSKDFLKVQKKLLTLRLERNNIARLPDQLFRNTPLILEIHLAFNNLDRIQSGLFDKLKNLQVLNLEHNPITTIALNAFTPIPTAHIYVGKLFKAAKNNADWARSTNATICEEEYIYGVCIYCKRDEYLDHFADSENCNKPNPKAKDVLAKKAYENQLKAMPTHSWKKAKEYPEEEEQP; encoded by the exons ATGTGGTGGCTACTTCTTTCGCTGTCCCTAATTGCGCCGTCGTGGCAGGAGAATGCCACAGTGATCAATCCAAGTTATGTGACCAAAGCGGGTTGTGAGGCCTTGGTCAAGGAACCAAATCTCTGCGAGTGCCAGGAGCAGGAGATCAAGTGCGAGAACCTTCAATTGCACAGTGACAATCTGCAGTTATACGGCATAAGCTGTAGCATATTCGATGCCAGGGGATTCGGCTATATACCACCTCTTAAGGTGGGCAATATCGGTTCACTGATCGTCCAAAACTGTGCCATACCAAATGCAGAAAGCATTAAGTACTTGCTCAGTAAGCTGGGTGTTAGCAACTACACCGAACTGGAGATCTTTAACTATTTCGATCCCAAGAAAACCGATCGAGGAGAGGTCCTGCAGCAACACTACACGGATCACGAGAGTCTGAAGAAAGTCTCCATCATTGGATTCAAGTCAACACTGCCTGAAAATTTTTTGGAAAACCTGCCGGCACTACAACAACTCTCCTTAAAGGGAAGCAGTGATTTGCCCGGTAACATATTGCATCCTTTGAAAAATCTAACCCATTTGGAAATTGTGGTCAAGAATTTGGGCAAAGTGTCGGGTGCAATATTTGCAAAGCAATCGAAGCTAAAGCATCTGATGATCGACTGCGATGCCAAGAACAGTAGTGTCGAAATGTCCGCTTTTGGACCCCAGGAACTCTGGCACATGACCGAGCTTCAGTCGATCGAGCTCTTCAATTGCGGTGATAATGTGCCAACCGAGTTGTTCTGGATGTCGGAGCAATTGGCATACATTGGAATAAGGAGCAACATCAGCTATTTGAGCAAGGACTTCCTCAAGGTGCAAAAGAAACTGCTCACCTTAAGATTGGAAAGGAACAATATTGCCAGGCTGCCCGATCAGCTTTTCAGGAACACTCCCTTGATTTTAGAGATTCACTTGGCGTTTAATAATTTGGATCGCATTCAGAG CGGCCTTTTTGACAAGTTAAAGAACCTACAGGTGCTGAACCTGGAGCACAATCCGATAACCACCATTGCCCTGAATGCCTTTACTCCCATACCAACTGCCCATATCTACGTGGGCAAACTCTTCAAGGCGGCGAAAAATAATGCCGACTGGGCTCGATCCACAAATGCAACAATCTGCGAGGAGGAGTATATCTACGGGGTGTGCATCTACTGCAAACGAGATGAGTATCTGGACCACTTTGCCGACTCGGAGAACTGCAACAAGCCGAATCCGAAGGCCAAGGATGTGCTGGCCAAGAAGGCCTACGAGAATCAGTTGAAGGCGATGCCAACGCACTCCTGGAAAAAGGCCAAGGAAT ATCCCGAGGAGGAAGAGCAGCCCTAA